The window CGGAAACTTGCACTCAAATGACGGCAACCGAACAATGGATATTTCTGTGCGCCGCCCATAAAACACCCAAGGAGTGTCCAGCTATTGATTACACGCGTCACACGCTTGACGGCGCAGCTTGTTTGCTTAATAGTAACAAATACTTTCCCAGCAGGTAATTAACCAGCTGCTGTAGGAGATTACAGTAAAGAGAACGGATAGTAAATAACCTTTGGAATTTGTTGCAGAGTGAGTATCAAGGAATCTTCGGTAGCTAAACTTGGATCTGTCAGCCGCAGGGTTTACAGAATCTTTTCCCATGCGTATTACCACCATAGAACGATATTCGATGAATTTGAGAATGAAACTTTTCTATGTCACAGGTAGTTACCTATAGGATAATAAATATAGTATTCATTTGTATACGTCGATTACTCAAACTGTCTTGTTACAGGTTCACAGCATTTGTAACAAAATACGCCTTGATGTTAAAGGAGACTCTGATAGTGCCGATTATGGAAGAAGATGGAATAACGGAAAGCGAAGCCTAGGACTTGAACGTCTATTTGTATTGCCCAAGAGACAATTTGTCAGATTTAGTGAGATCATTGGTAACACTAATATATCGCTGCGATACCTCTTAACGTAGTTCCGAATTTAATGTGACAAAAGTATTGACAAGAGGTCGGCAATTATTCCATCTGAGCTGCATTTGCAAGTTTATCATTAGAATTTCTGGAAGAAATTTCGTTTTCAGAACGATTAATTGTACAAAGCAATCCAGCGTTTCATGCTTAACGATCGTGTTTACAGTGTTCATTTATCATTAAAACGTATAAGATTTGAAATGTACAAGataatgagaaaaaaaaacgaacaaattgTTACTAAATCTCTCTCATAACAAGCTCGTAATATTTTCTACGATATAGTGAACTTAAAATAATTCTATGTTATTGAATTCTCGTCGCTATATAAACGACTCTTTCATGTGTTTATATTCTGAATGTAATAAAACAGTTTCAAACTTTTTtagaaactgaattttaataaatatcacCTATACAAGTATCAAATACGTAACGAGACTCTATATCTTGAATTTATCGATGTAACGTTATCATAGTCGCAGAGGAATAACTAAATTAGATGAATCGTCATGCAGCATATTATTAATGGCAGTGATGGTATTAAATATCgtagtatttttatttatatcgtATTTATCTCGTGTGATAATGAAGCTGGTAAGTTAAGCGTTTCTCCTGTTGTCAAGGATGTAACATTTTCTATTGTCTGAGATGTTAGACGTAAGAGAGATGTCACGGTCCTGTATATTATCAGGATTCCCGCATGTTTAAGAACAAGACTAGAGAATATGAGTAGACGTTCAACTGAACTTGCGATATTCGTTTTTTAATCATCACAATTACTGTCATAAATTTGCAAGCATCTTCAGTCTTCTTACCGATTAAAGCAATATCAGTGCCGGATGATTATCCGCCTCACTGCCGAACGTCTCCAATAAGCAACTTTTGCTAGCAGATCAATGCGAATTTACTAAAAGTCCACAATGGTTCGTTTCATTCAGAGCAGCTTTTTTTAAGCTTGTAAGAATTTGATACAATGTTATAAACTCGCCATAATCACGCATCACCTCACTGTAacgttgtatatatatatatataatttgtaaataagaaACACAAAAGTGGCACCTTCAGAGAGACCGAGACAACAGGAATATATCGTTCCATGATTATTTCTGTAACGAATGCGCATGTACCGACAAAGAATAAACTTTCTACTTGACAAAAATCTCTTCGATTCTTACACCTAAGCCCTGGaacatctaaaaaaaattcacgcaGGTGGTTAATTAAAGAGACACTTACTTTTTATTAGAACGTGTCGTCTTATCAATTAATCGTATCTTATGTGCAGTGCTGTTCGATTCTTCTTCCCCTCTTTCATTATCGATCATCGTTCTcccgttttttatttttcttcggcGGCGCTTCTGTTTGCTGCTCCTTCTTCGGCCTCTTCTGACCAGTTCTCAACCCCATAGCTGCGAATTCCTCGGCGTCGATGCAGGTCATACCGCTGCCAGCTTCCTGTCTCGCAGctttcctcgtcctcttcggtTCCTGGCCATTCAAGAATTCCCCGCGATCGTCGGGTGCCTGATAACTACATCTCGCATAACATTAAACGCGCTGCAAGGTGCTAAGCAACCTCAAAGATGAGGACTAATTACCCAGGCTCCGATGTATCTTTTACCTCCGCCGCTTGTAAAATGTGTATTTCCGGCACGTGACGGGTTTCTAACGTTGTGCCATTTTTATTCTCCGCTTTCGACTTTTCCGACCTGCAATTCACGACCCATTTAATACCAAGAAGGATAGAAGTTCGTTAATATACTATGCTACTAACTCAACATAACGTAGTTTCGTAATTTGATGAAGCCCTTCTTGCTTCTTTTTGAAGAGCTCCGCGCAGGAAATGGCCTTTCCGATTCCATGACCAGCCGCGGTCCAAACGACGCTCTCATAATTCGGGAATTCCTTCAGGGCGTATCCAAGAACGTTTCTGATCTTCGTGCCGCTTTTCACCTGAAAAATTGCCTTCAAATAAGGAGACGAACAGCAGCGTTAATATATTCTGCCAAAGTTTAGCGGACTCACGCGCATCAGAAGAAATTTCTTGGGTAAATTCGGTATAGGGATTCCAGACTCCGTTGGCTCATCCTCCAAGACCTTCAtccacttcttcttcttcagcttCGATTTACCCATCTAAAAGAACGACAGCAACAATAGCAGGTGACCGTTTCTCTACCAAGACTTCCGGAGGATCGTGTTGGCTTAAAATGCACGGGTTTTGATTAAATTGGAGGAGCAGGATCGAGAATAGGCAGTGGGATTTTAAAGAATAAGGGAGCAAACGTCTTTCTGCCACTAGGTCACGAGGTTACTTCTGGAGCATGCCTTGGTACCATTCATGGAACTTGGAAGGACCTTGTACAGTCTTGCACAGAATCTTTCGTTTCCCTTCAAGGAACAATGCTTAAACATTCGCGATTTGCTTCGAGCTCCGCTTGATCCCCACTTTCGTCAAATTTCGCCCACGATTTCTTTGTTTTCCGGAAAATTCCTAATCCTGAATCGGTAGGGTGAACACTTTTCACGTAACTGGTAGATAAAGTGGGGCGATGATAGATCACTGCTAGATTAATTTATCGCGGACCTGAGAACTTGTACAACATATCGAAGATGGAACACAGTTTCCAGTAGTACAGGTAAACGAATAGGTCCTGCAGGATTGAGTATCGTAATTTCATACTGCTATCTGAGGGTTACTTCGTCTCAGGTGTTATAAGAATAGAGCGAGAAAGTTTTTGAGGGAAGTAGTTTAAGGGGTCGTtttactttgaaccgccgaaaaattaagtaatttttaaaaatatttttctcaataaatgcaacacataatgaaataaatcttttggtatttattaagctactcttatattatacaaaaaaaataaattgaagaagaatttttgcaatttgttttaattgtttacagtgtcaatatggcacctaaaaaaagaggtacgttcatggcgtaggtgatttcccggctcaggcttatccgaaacaaaaaattccaaaagctTCTTAATCtgcatgagtgtcgctatagcccctaacacaattaacaatttttattgaaaagtaaaaaaatggcgtaggttttaaaaaaaaaaacacccaagAGGTGGTATTCTCGAGTGTTctatgagaaaaatctcggttatttctcggcaaaaattgttaattgagctaggggctatagcgacactcatacagattaagaatttttcggaattttttgtttcggatatacccgagccgggaaatcacctacgccgtgaacatacctctttttttaggtgccatgttcacactgtaaaaaaacaattaaaacaaattgcaaaaattcttattaaattatttttgtataatataagaatagcttaataaataccaaaaagatttatttcattatatgttgcatttactgaggAAAAActctttacaaatagcttaatttttcggccgatcaaagtagactGACTCCTTAACCCTCCGTTGTCACACTCAGTCAAAATGACccacaatttgactttgaggtgaAACATCTTTAAGgtatcattgaaaatggtactactgtttaaacctgatgatactttaaatgttaatcTTCAAGGatgaacatatattctacaatgttcaaactttatctccgAACTTTTgtgacttaatttaacagagagttttaaaaatgtggctgattgaaaattggcttgggTCGAATCGACGCAGTGTGACAACTACGCGAGGGTGAAGAAGACTAATTTCCACTGCGAACCACCTGTTCTTGTGACACAGTCAGTTTTAGTCAGAGGTACATCGAGGTTCAAAGTGGCCTCCATTGGCATCCACTGTACATTCCGCTCTGCTAGCTTTCAATTCTACTGCACGCATTACCCACCTAATCTTCGCAATTTCAAAAGTCCTTAACCAGACACACGTACTTCCTCAAAGTGCTCCTACCTCCCGCACGATTGATTCCAGGGCCTGCAGACTGACTCTCTGTATTTTACGCGTCCAATCCCAAGTTTCGACGCGCGTCAATTAATATCAGCCACGGAGGAAGTGGGACGCACCTCGAAAGTTGGCGGCCGATATAATTTCCGGAATTCCGGTGGCGAGGTTGGAAAAAGCATCGGCGGGGGAGGAGGGACACCGCGTGGTGAGCCCCATCAATATTTTCCAATCAGCATTCGATTGCACGGTACAAACCCCCCTACCCTTTCCTGACTCCTTCGTACGGGGGTGTGCGAAGGGGGTCGCAGCGTAGGCGTATATGGTGGTGGTATGCGGCATAGCCGGCATAGCGCCGCGACGCCACGACGCCATATTGCATTATTAAGCACCCCAGTCAGTCCCTCGCCCCTGCATTCCAGCATTATGAACGTTTTTATCCCTAAAGGGCCGTCTTTTCACCTACGTAAGACGAGCGGCGCTCGGCGTACGAGCCACTGGCCACTTCCGATCCGTTGCTACTGTTTCAATGAGCGATCGCCCCGGCCCGTTCCTCGTGGAAATTACGGCTGGTACCCGTCTCCCCCACAAACGCTTCGTTAGGCAGCCAGTGACACCCTGGCCGCGATCGATTCCCTTTAAAGATTCAGCCGGTCACTTCCTTGGGAGTACCCCTAGTTCCGTGTCTAGGCAGAAATCATTATTTGCCCTATATCGGCGTCGAACCGCTACTGGCCCATTGGCCGCGGATAGTCGTGGTGAACGCGTTTGCGTCGGTGAACGGCGATTCTTCGGTCGCTCGAATAATTCCACGACAAATCGGCGACTGGCTTCAAGTATCCGTTTACCGTCGGATTTTCTACAAACATGCTACCAAGAGTGGTGAACTAGTTCCCGAGTGGGTGGGCCTTTTTCGGGGTATACAGTGTCTTGCGGCTCGGCGCTGAAAGAATCTAATTTGGAGAAGATAAAGGGATATCCTTAATGCCCGGTGGATCCAATGAAAAACGGTGGCGAGAGGAAAGGTCAAGGATTTCGAGGACTTTCGGTGCACCGCTGCCTCTGGAGACTTCTGCGAGGAGAAGGCATTCTGCGTCTGACACCTTCTTAACGATGCCTACGCGTTCTTTCTCCACCGTAATAAACCATCGCGCGCTGCTGGGAGCACGGCTTCCAATTTATTCGAGTGGCCAACCCTTCTATGGCGACGATGCTCGACGGCTCCGCCGCGAATGAACCGAGCGGGCCACCGTTTCGAGGAGTTTTCACCGTGGAGAATTCTCTTCCAGCCGGCCTTTCGAACCATCGCACGCATATTTCCGAGTCGATCAGTCCGCGAAATGAGATATCCACTCGCGGGCAACTTTCGCCACCACCACCCCCCTCCCCGCTCCTATTTCTACACTTCTCTTCCATTTCGAATTCGAAGAA is drawn from Andrena cerasifolii isolate SP2316 chromosome 8, iyAndCera1_principal, whole genome shotgun sequence and contains these coding sequences:
- the Rpp25 gene encoding ribonuclease P protein subunit Rpp25 isoform X1, whose amino-acid sequence is MVPRHAPEMGKSKLKKKKWMKVLEDEPTESGIPIPNLPKKFLLMRVKSGTKIRNVLGYALKEFPNYESVVWTAAGHGIGKAISCAELFKKKQEGLHQITKLRYVESEKSKAENKNGTTLETRHVPEIHILQAAEVKDTSEPGYQAPDDRGEFLNGQEPKRTRKAARQEAGSGMTCIDAEEFAAMGLRTGQKRPKKEQQTEAPPKKNKKRENDDR
- the Rpp25 gene encoding ribonuclease P protein subunit Rpp25 isoform X2, with translation MGKSKLKKKKWMKVLEDEPTESGIPIPNLPKKFLLMRVKSGTKIRNVLGYALKEFPNYESVVWTAAGHGIGKAISCAELFKKKQEGLHQITKLRYVESEKSKAENKNGTTLETRHVPEIHILQAAEVKDTSEPGYQAPDDRGEFLNGQEPKRTRKAARQEAGSGMTCIDAEEFAAMGLRTGQKRPKKEQQTEAPPKKNKKRENDDR
- the Mob4 gene encoding MOB kinase activator 4 — protein: MKMADGPTTFRRNRPGTKAKDFCRWPDEPFEEMDSTLAVQQYIQQMIRREPSNVDLILKMPEAQDEAVWKYEHLRQFCMELNGLTVRLQEECHPETCTQMTATEQWIFLCAAHKTPKECPAIDYTRHTLDGAACLLNSNKYFPSRVSIKESSVAKLGSVSRRVYRIFSHAYYHHRTIFDEFENETFLCHRFTAFVTKYALMLKETLIVPIMEEDGITESEA